The segment GCACTTTTGACAGGAAAGAAGGCAGCAGCCCCCAGGAGCGACCCAGTGTCCCCTACTGTGGCCCGGAGCAGAGACCCTGAGAAGGACGATCGTTCCAAGGAGGAGATGGCAGTGGCCACAGATGCTGCAGCCTTGGTGGATGGTAAAGGTGGGGCTGGGGTTGGGCAGGCCGAGCTCGAGCTGCAAGGTGGGTGGGTGAGTGTGTGGGCAGGGAGTAGAATAGGAACAGGTTGGAACTTGTCCTGGGTGGCATTGAGCTGTGGTCTCAATATAGAGCCCGAGTCCACGGTGAACCTGGCATTTGTCAAGAATGATTCGTACGAGAAGGGGCCGGACTCAGTGGTGGTGCACGTGTACGTGAAGGAAATCCGCAGGGACACCTCTCGAGTGCTCTTCCGTGAGCAGGACTTCACGCTTATCTTCCAGAccaggtgggtgggtgggcagaCCCGGGGCAGACAGTGTGCTTCAGGCAGGGCAGTGTGCCTCACGCTCTTTCTCGTGCCCTGCCCCTGCAGGGACGGAAACTTCCTGAGACTGCATCCGGGCTGTGGACCCCACACCATCTTCCGTTGGCAGGTGAAGCTCAGGTGGGTGGTGCCCAGCCCCGCCCCTCTGCCTGTCCTGCTGCTCTGCAGTCCATGTCCCTGGGCCGTCTGGCCACCGGAGGCCCTGAGTGCAACCTTCCCCTGCAGGAACCTGATCGAGCCCGAGCAGTGCACCTTCTGCTTCACGGCCTCGCGCATCGACATCTGCCTCCGCAAGCGGCAGAGCCAGCGCTGGGGGGGCCTGGAGGCCCCGGCTGCACGAGGTCTGCCCACGAGCTCCTTTCATTGCCTGGTCCTTGGGACCtggacccccaccccctgccacatGCTGCTAACCACCAGCCCCCCATTCCCCCTTTTTAAGGTGCAGTGGGTGGTGCAAAGGTCGCCGTGCCGACAGGTCCATCCCCCCTGGATTCAGCCCCACCGGGAGGTACACCCCATCCCTTGACAGGCCAGGAGGAAGCCCGGGCCGTGGAGAAGGAGAAACCCAAGGCTCGATCTGAGGACACAGGCCTCGATGGGGTGGCCACCCGCACCCCCATGGAGCATGTAGCCCCAAAGTCAGAGCCACACCTGGCGTCGGTGAGAATCTTGGGGTGCAGAGGGCTAGGGCTGGAGGCTGGAGAGCTCAGGGCTGCTCTCTCATGCTTCTCTTGCTCCCACAGCCCAAGCCCACATGTATGGTGCCTCCAATGCCCCACAGCCCGGTGAGTGGAGACagtgtggaggaagaggaggaggaagagaagaaggtgTGTCTGCCAGGCTTCACCGGCCTCGTCAACCTAGGCAACACCTGCTTCATGAACAGCGTCATTCAGTCTCTGTCTAACACGCGGGAGCTGCGGGACTTCTTCCATGGTGAGAGCAGCACCTGGAGCCCGGGGACAGGGGACACTTGCCCCCGCTCACAtctctgctgggctgctgtccctAGACCGCTCCTTCGAGGCTGAGATCAACTACAACAACCCGCTGGGGACTGGTGGGCGTCTGGCCATCGGTTTTGCTGTGCTGCTCCGGGCGCTGTGGAAGGGCACCCACCATGCCTTCCAGCCCTCCAAGTTGAAGGTGATCTGTGGCCACTCCTCCCCTTTCctggagagggcagggagggccAGCCAGCCGGTGCTGGGGCTCCGGGCTCACACCTTGCCCATGTATCCAGGCCATCGTGGCGAGCAAGGCCAGCCAGTTCACAGGCTATGCCCAGCACGATGCCCAGGAGTTCATGGCTTTCCTGCTGGATGGGCTGCACGAGGACTTGAACCGCATTCAGAATAAGCCCTACACGGAGACTGTGGACTCAGATGGGCGGCCTGATGAGGTCAGAGTTGGGGGCAGAGGTGCGCCTGTGTCCAGCCCGTCCCGGCCCCCGGATCTCCTCGGCCCTCACCACTTTGCTCCTCAGGTGGTGGCTGAGGAAGCCTGGCAGCGGCACAAGATGAGGAACGACTCTTTCATCGTGGACCTGTTTCAGGGCCAGTACAAGTCGAAGTTGGTGTGCCCCGTGTGTGCAAAGGTGTGACAGGCTCCCTAGAAAGAAAGGCACCCCCCAGCTTGTCCTGGTTAGCCTACTCAGAATGGGCTCAGAGGCACAGGTACCTTTAGGTGCTGCAGAGCACAGTTTGGGCAAAGAAGCTTGGGGGAGGCCTCAGGCCCTGTGGGCTGCAGAGGTCAGGCTGCAAGGGCTTCCTGACTGAGGGGAAAGCACTCTTTGGGTGACCTGAGATGGAGCTGGGTATGGGAAAAATTGGAAAGGCACATGGGAGGGGCCTGGCGGAGCAGGCCTCCAGTGTCAGAAACAGGGATCCTTCTCTCCTGCCGGTTCTCCTGGTCTATCCAACATTCTCAGCCTGAGGCTGGGCGGTGAGGCCCGAGAGCCATCCTCGGGCCTGGATCGGGCGCTCTGGGCACCAGCAGCCTGCCCCTCCACTCCCTGTGCGGCCACCCAGTGGTACCTGTGCATTTGCAGGTCTCCATCACTTTTGACCCGTTCCTGTACCTGCCAGTGCCCTTGCCCCAGAAGCAAAAGGTTCTCCCTGTCTTCTATTTCGCCCGGGAGCCCCACAGCAAGCCCATCAAGGTGAGAACTTGGCCTGTACTTCCGGGCTACGGCCTTAGACCCTGGCCTCCCTCCCCGACGGACACTCTCCTCTTGTCACCACAGTTTCTGGTGAGCGTCAGCAAAGAGAACTCCAGTGCGAGCGAAGTGTTGGACTCCCTATCTCAGAGTGTCCATGTGAAGCCTGAGAACCTGCGTCTGGCTGAGGTGTGTCTGTCCTTCCCTGCCCCTTCTGCACAGGGACGTGTGTCTGTGTTCGCAGCACACAGATAACATGTGTGCAGTTGTTAGCATCTGTATGTGTCCACGCAGACGTGCATGTGACCACAGACAGGTGGGGTGCTGCAGGATGAGGCGTGGTTGAAACCAGGCACTTGGGTGGTGCACGTGAGGTGCCCTCAGTTCCCTGCCATCATCTGAATATATTCCCCCTCTTGGTGGTGGCCCCCAGCTGCTCTTCTTTAGATAAGGACCTTGGGCCACAGGACTAGCCGTCCACCAGCTCTGGTTCTTCTGCATCGTGCTTCTCCCTCCTGTTTTCCCCGATCTGTGTGCTGCTGCCTGGCAGTGTCCTGTTTCTCAGCGGGGTAGAGGTTGGGGCACACTTCTTGGAAGGTGGCCCCTCCAGAGTAACCACGTTGCAGTCTGCACAGGGCCCACGGGGGTGACAGCAGGGTTGAGGCCCTTGGTGTGGAAAGCTGGTACAGTTCATAGCTGTCCCAATCCTGATCTTGCATCCTCTGTATGCACCAGGCTCCTTACTCCATTGGGCACTGAGGCTGCTGCCAGTGGAGGCACATATTTCTTATCCCTGACAAGTCCCCAGTGACCCAAGATCAAGGCCAGATCTTGTGGTTTGGAGCAGGGCTAGGGGAAGCGCTCGTCCTCACATCGGATCTGTGTGTTCTCTATCCCCAGGTGATTAAGAATCGCTTCCACCGTGTGTTCCTGCCCTCCCACTCACTGGACACCGTGTCCCCGTCCGACACACTCCTCTGCTTCGAGTTGCTGTCCCCAGAGTTGGCCAAGGAGCGGGTGGTGGTGCTAGAGGTACAACAGGTGAGTAGGGGCCACCCCGCTGACCCAGGGTCctggggggggtgggcagggatggCCTGCCTGCCCCGCCTGCCCTCGCTGAGCCAGGCCACCCACCCCAGCGCCCCCAGGTGCCCAGCATCCCCATCTCCAAGTGTGCAGCCTGCCAGCGGAAGCAGCAGTCAGAGGATGAGAAGCTGAAGCGCTGTACCCGGTGCTACCGCGTGGGCTACTGCAACCAGTGAGGACTCCCACACACAACCGTGTTGCCCCGTCCCTGCTCCTGCTTCCACCTGCCATCCTCCTTCTTCACGTAAAACCTGGGTGTCTTAAGTCCTCTACCTTCCCCATCTGCCGCCACTCTCCCAGACCCCTGGGGAAGCTGGGCTGGCCCTGGTGCAGAGGTAGGGCTGAagcccctttcttccttccacttTCCTTCCAGGCTCTGTCAGAAAACTCACTGGCCTGACCACAAGGGCCTCTGCCGCCCCGAGAACATCGGCTACCCCTTCCTGGTTAGTGTCCCCGCCTCACGCCTCACCTACGCCCGTCTTGCTCAGCTGCTAGAGGGCTATGCCCGGTAAGTGCCCAGGACCTGGGTTAAGGCGGGGTGGAAGGCAGAGGCGCCAGCCATGCTGGTCGGGATTCTTACTGGCTTTTGCGGCCCGTCGCCAGGTACTCTGTGAGTGTGTTCCAGCCGCCCTTCCAGCCCGGCCGCATGGCCTTGGAGTCCCAGGGCCCTGGCTGCACCACGCTACTCTCCACTAGCTCCCTGGAGGCCGGGGACAGTGACAGGGACCCCATTCAGCCACCAGAGCTCCAGTTGGTGACCCCTGTGGCTGAGGGGGACACTGGGGCCACCCGGGCATGGGCATCCCCTGATCGGGGCCCTGTGCCCAGCACCAGCGGCATTTCTTCTGAGATGGTGGCCAGTGGGCCTGTTGAAGTTGGCGCCTTGACTGTTGGTGAGAGGGTGTCCCGGCCTGAAGGTAAAAGTCTGCTAAAAGGCTCTGGGGTAGGGAAGGTAGGGGAGAGCTGGTTCAGGCCCTGGTAGACAGGAAAGCTCTGATTATCGTGTCCTTTCTCAGCTGCTGTGCCTGGGTACCAACACCCAAGTGAAGCCCTGAGTGCCCACACTCCCCAGTTCTTCATCTACAGAATTGATGCGTCCAACCGAGAGCAGCGGCTAGAGGACAAAGGTTGTCTGAGGCCGGCAGGCGGGGGAGCCCTGGCGTGGGTTGGGCTGGCGGCTCCCCACAGCAGTGTGACTCCCCTCCCTGCCCGTTTTCAGGAGACGTCCCACTGGAGCTGGGAGACGACTGCAGCCTGGCCCTGGTCTGGCGCAACAACGAGCGCCTGCAGGAGTTCGTGCTGGTGGCCTCCAAGGAGCTGGAGTGCGCCGAGGACCCTGGGTCTGCCGGCGAGGCTGCCCGCGCCGGCCACTTCACGCTGGACCAGTGCCTCAACCTCTTCACACGGCCGGAGGTGTTGGCACCCGAGGAGGCTTGGTGAGGCCAGGGTGGCCggcaggtggggggcgggggcgccaGGCGCTCTGCCGCCCCTGACCGTGCCCCATCCGCCCTCAGGTACTGCCCGCAGTGCAAACAGCACCGCGAGGCCTCCAAGCAGCTGCTGCTGTGGCGCCTGCCCAGCGTGCTCATCGTGCAGCTCAAGCGCTTCTCCTTCCGCAGCTTCATCTGGCGCGACAAGATCAACGACCTGGTGGAGTTCCCCGTCCGGTGAGCCAGGGCCCTGCTGCCTGCGGTCAGGGCTGGTGGCGGCGGCTGGGAGGGGCACCTGCTGACCGGCTGACCACTCTCGGGCTGGCCCCGCAGGAACCTGGACCTGGGCAAGTTCTGTATTGGTCAGAAAGAGGAGCAGCTGCCCAGCTATGACCTGTACGCCGTCATCAACCACTACGGGGGCATGATTGGCGGCCACTACACCGCCTGCGCACGCCTGCCCAACGACCGCAGCAGCCAGCGCAGCGACGTGGGTGAGGGCACACACGCCGACAGGACGGACGGGAGGGGCGGTGGCGCAGGCCCTGTTCACACTCTCCCCGCCTTGCCGTAGGCTGGCGCCTGTTCGACGATAGCACGGTGACAACGGTAGACGAGAGCCAGGTGGTGACGCGTTACGCCTATGTCCTCTTCTACCGCCGGCGGAACTCTCCCGTGGAGAGGCCCCCCCGGGCAGGTCACTCTGAGCACCACCCTGACCTGGGCCCTGCAGCTGAGTCAGCTGCCAGCCAGGTGAGGCACGGGGAGGCTTCGCAGGCTAGGGGGGCCCAACTCTCAGATGTTGGGGGGCGGCGCATAGAGCACAGCTTCTTCTCCTTCAGCCCCTAAAGCCCTGGCTTTTTAAGCCGCAGATGGGGTTCCCTTACATTGCAGCCTTAGCCAGAGCCATTATTGGCTGTAGGGACACTTACAGAGGCACATACACACCAACACGTGGCCAGGGGTGTGTGCATCAAATACAGGCCAGGAGCTGCTACAGACTTGACCGGGCTGTGAATGGACTGTACCCAGcactcccagctttccctctgcTGCTCCCCACACGCTGGCCCACAGACCCTCCCTTATGACTGTCCCTGAGTTCTGACATGCACTCAGGCCAGGGCTGCGCCAGCAGTCCATAGCCTTGTGTGGCCGTCCCCCTCTCTGAGGTGGGCATCTGTTCCTGCTGGGCCTTCAGGATCTTCTG is part of the Bubalus kerabau isolate K-KA32 ecotype Philippines breed swamp buffalo chromosome 20, PCC_UOA_SB_1v2, whole genome shotgun sequence genome and harbors:
- the USP19 gene encoding ubiquitin carboxyl-terminal hydrolase 19 isoform X5 yields the protein MSGGASATGPRRGPPGLEEATSKKKQKDRANQESKDGDPRRGSAFTPREEQTKEDLGLDWRQSADEVIVKLRVGTGPVRLEEVDAAFTDTDCVLRLPDGRQWGGVFYAEIESSCTKVQARKGGLLQLSLPKKVPLLTWPSLLKPLGTQELVPGLRCQENGQEPSPVALEPGPEPRRAKQEARNQKRAQGRGEVGAGAGPGAQAGPSAKRAVHLRRGPEGEGPRDGPGPRGDAPQFLAEPATQAEAEEQLRVPPLTPQTCLLGSEENLALLTGKKAAAPRSDPVSPTVARSRDPEKDDRSKEEMAVATDAAALVDEPESTVNLAFVKNDSYEKGPDSVVVHVYVKEIRRDTSRVLFREQDFTLIFQTRDGNFLRLHPGCGPHTIFRWQVKLRNLIEPEQCTFCFTASRIDICLRKRQSQRWGGLEAPAARGAVGGAKVAVPTGPSPLDSAPPGGTPHPLTGQEEARAVEKEKPKARSEDTGLDGVATRTPMEHVAPKSEPHLASPKPTCMVPPMPHSPVSGDSVEEEEEEEKKVCLPGFTGLVNLGNTCFMNSVIQSLSNTRELRDFFHDRSFEAEINYNNPLGTGGRLAIGFAVLLRALWKGTHHAFQPSKLKAIVASKASQFTGYAQHDAQEFMAFLLDGLHEDLNRIQNKPYTETVDSDGRPDEVVAEEAWQRHKMRNDSFIVDLFQGQYKSKLVCPVCAKVSITFDPFLYLPVPLPQKQKVLPVFYFAREPHSKPIKFLVSVSKENSSASEVLDSLSQSVHVKPENLRLAEVIKNRFHRVFLPSHSLDTVSPSDTLLCFELLSPELAKERVVVLEVQQRPQVPSIPISKCAACQRKQQSEDEKLKRCTRCYRVGYCNQLCQKTHWPDHKGLCRPENIGYPFLVSVPASRLTYARLAQLLEGYARYSVSVFQPPFQPGRMALESQGPGCTTLLSTSSLEAGDSDRDPIQPPELQLVTPVAEGDTGATRAWASPDRGPVPSTSGISSEMVASGPVEVGALTVGERVSRPEAAVPGYQHPSEALSAHTPQFFIYRIDASNREQRLEDKGDVPLELGDDCSLALVWRNNERLQEFVLVASKELECAEDPGSAGEAARAGHFTLDQCLNLFTRPEVLAPEEAWYCPQCKQHREASKQLLLWRLPSVLIVQLKRFSFRSFIWRDKINDLVEFPVRNLDLGKFCIGQKEEQLPSYDLYAVINHYGGMIGGHYTACARLPNDRSSQRSDVGWRLFDDSTVTTVDESQVVTRYAYVLFYRRRNSPVERPPRAGHSEHHPDLGPAAESAASQASRIWQELEAEEEPVPEGPAPLGPWGPQDWVGPPPRGPTTPDEGCLRYFVLGTVAALVALVLNVFYPLVSQSPWR
- the USP19 gene encoding ubiquitin carboxyl-terminal hydrolase 19 isoform X7, whose product is MSGGASATGPRRGPPGLEEATSKKKQKDRANQESKDGDPRRGSAFTPREEQTKEDLGLDWRQSADEVIVKLRVGTGPVRLEEVDAAFTDTDCVLRLPDGRQWGGVFYAEIESSCTKVQARKGGLLQLSLPKKVPLLTWPSLLKPLGTQELVPGLRCQENGQEPSPVALEPGPEPRRAKQEARNQKRAQGRGEVGAGAGPGAQAGPSAKRAVHLRRGPEGEGPRDGPGPRGDAPQFLAEPATQAEAEEQLRVPPLTPQTCLLGSEENLALLTGKKAAAPRSDPVSPTVARSRDPEKDDRSKEEMAVATDAAALVDEPESTVNLAFVKNDSYEKGPDSVVVHVYVKEIRRDTSRVLFREQDFTLIFQTRDGNFLRLHPGCGPHTIFRWQVKLRNLIEPEQCTFCFTASRIDICLRKRQSQRWGGLEAPAARVGGAKVAVPTGPSPLDSAPPGGTPHPLTGQEEARAVEKEKPKARSEDTGLDGVATRTPMEHVAPKSEPHLASPKPTCMVPPMPHSPVSGDSVEEEEEEEKKVCLPGFTGLVNLGNTCFMNSVIQSLSNTRELRDFFHDRSFEAEINYNNPLGTGGRLAIGFAVLLRALWKGTHHAFQPSKLKAIVASKASQFTGYAQHDAQEFMAFLLDGLHEDLNRIQNKPYTETVDSDGRPDEVVAEEAWQRHKMRNDSFIVDLFQGQYKSKLVCPVCAKVSITFDPFLYLPVPLPQKQKVLPVFYFAREPHSKPIKFLVSVSKENSSASEVLDSLSQSVHVKPENLRLAEVIKNRFHRVFLPSHSLDTVSPSDTLLCFELLSPELAKERVVVLEVQQRPQVPSIPISKCAACQRKQQSEDEKLKRCTRCYRVGYCNQLCQKTHWPDHKGLCRPENIGYPFLVSVPASRLTYARLAQLLEGYARYSVSVFQPPFQPGRMALESQGPGCTTLLSTSSLEAGDSDRDPIQPPELQLVTPVAEGDTGATRAWASPDRGPVPSTSGISSEMVASGPVEVGALTVGERVSRPEAAVPGYQHPSEALSAHTPQFFIYRIDASNREQRLEDKGDVPLELGDDCSLALVWRNNERLQEFVLVASKELECAEDPGSAGEAARAGHFTLDQCLNLFTRPEVLAPEEAWYCPQCKQHREASKQLLLWRLPSVLIVQLKRFSFRSFIWRDKINDLVEFPVRNLDLGKFCIGQKEEQLPSYDLYAVINHYGGMIGGHYTACARLPNDRSSQRSDVGWRLFDDSTVTTVDESQVVTRYAYVLFYRRRNSPVERPPRAGHSEHHPDLGPAAESAASQASRIWQELEAEEEPVPEGPAPLGPWGPQDWVGPPPRGPTTPDEGCLRYFVLGTVAALVALVLNVFYPLVSQSPWR